In a genomic window of Telopea speciosissima isolate NSW1024214 ecotype Mountain lineage chromosome 5, Tspe_v1, whole genome shotgun sequence:
- the LOC122662243 gene encoding purine permease 1-like, producing the protein MTAIGSIGGPFLMRLYFMHGGKHKWLSSWLQNVGFPFFLGPLLFFNFKQLLRTGSTPTAFFMDSMLFASSAGLGVIMGLGSYLYSAGLFYILVSTSGLLTSTQLAFTALFAFLLVKQKLTFYSINSVVLMTLGSIVLAFHSCGDRPPEVPNSEYFLGFFFTLAGAVLLGLFFPLVELAYGKISKPITFAVVLQFRFITSLSATIFCPIGMIINNDFDVIPREAKEYAIGELKYCIVLVTGAIAWQFLIIGMLGVIYCTSSLFFGIPSAALLPFIQIGAVIVFHDKFTSEKGLSLGLCLWSFVSYFIGEYKSGQKKLTIIQEEEEIV; encoded by the exons ATGACTGCAATTGGTTCCATAGGAGGTCCATTCTTAATGAGACTCTACTTCATGCATGGTGGCAAGCATAAATGGCTCTCTAGCTGGCTTCAGAATGTTggtttccctttctttcttggcCCTCTCTTATTCTTCAACTTCAAGCAACTATTAAGAACAGGGTCAACTCCAACAGCATTCTTCATGGATTCAATGCTCTTTGCTTCAAGTGCAGGTTTAGGGGTCATAATGGGTCTTGGCAGTTATTTGTATTCAGCAGGTTTGTTTTATATTCTAGTCTCCACCTCTGGGCTGCTCACCTCAACCCAACTAGCCTTCACTGCTTTGTTTGCATTCCTCTTAGTAAAGCAGAAGTTGACATTTTACTCTATAAACTCAGTTGTATTGATGACCCTGGGATCCATTGTGTTGGCATTCCATAGTTGTGGTGATCGACCTCCTGAGGTCCCTAACAGTGAGTActtccttgggttcttcttTACATTAGCTGGAGCTGTGTTGCTTGGGTTATTTTTTCCACTTGTTGAGCTTGCTTATGGCAAGATCTCAAAACCCATTACTTTTGCGGTGGTCTTACAGTTTAGGTTCATCACAAGTCTTTCTGCAACTATATTCTGCCCTATCGGAATGATCATAAACAATGATTTTGAT gttATCCCAAGAGAGGCTAAAGAGTATGCGATTGGTGAGTTAAAGTACTGTATTGTGTTGGTCACCGGTGCCATTGCTTGGCAGTTCCTTATCATTGGGATGCTTGGAGTAATCTATTgcacctcttctctcttctttggaaTTCCCTCTGCGGCTCTCCTTCCATTCATACAGATTGGCGCTgtcatagtctttcatgatAAGTTCACTAGTGAGAAAGGCCTTTCTTTAGGCTTGTGCCTTTGGAGCTTTGTCTCTTACTTCATAGGAGAATACAAGAGTGGACAGAAGAAGTTAACCATAATtcaggaagaggaagaaattgtATGA
- the LOC122661234 gene encoding glycerophosphodiester phosphodiesterase GDPDL7-like, producing MGTFLLFILLLINLASQTIPIHAGKLSSEEWQTLNGEHPMVIARGGFTGIFPDSSPYAYQFAMSTSLPDLALYCDLQLSKDGEAICQTELKLDNTTNIAVVFPKRGNTYKVNGKDIEGWFAVDFTSTELFTNVSMVQGLISRPTLFDNFLPFFGVEDVIGLKPAHIWLNVQYDMFYTQHKLNMASFILTTSRRTAISYVSSPEIGFLKSLSGKINKVKTKLIFRFLDKDLVEPTTKQSYGSILEDLSSIKPFVSGILVPKNYIWPVSAGRYLEAPTSLVTDAHKLGLEVYACGFANDVTTSYNYTYDPTAEYLQFIDNSVQFSVDGFLTDFPPTASEAIGCLAHTKKNNKTGKALIISHNGASGVFPGCTDLAYQQAIDDGADIIDCSVQMSKDGVAFCFDTPDLATDSNVMTSFISRASMVPEIQPQKGIFSFDLTWSEIQSLKPQLISSTANYGLVRNPENNGKGKFLTLNEFLEMAKAKAVSGILVNIENAAYLASNKGFSITDAVAKALRNATFDKQVTQQVLIQSDDSAVLTEFKKVPTYKRVLYIKDVTSGAPKSTAEQIKKFADAVNLQRSSVVHTTDFFTTSYSHIVKDLKAANISVYVSVLRNEYTVIAIDFFSDPIMEIATYVSNTIGVDGIVTEYPATATAYMRSPCSIPENENLSYNILPASAGNLLELAPPEVLPPAEAPVPPLEAADVIDPPLPQVAVVASKKAPAPAPAGASTKSSQPANTVNLGLGLVAIMVLCLLSLSY from the exons ATGGGAACGTTTTTGTTGTTCATTCTCTTGTTGATCAACTTGGCTTCACAGACAATACCGATACATGCCGGGAAGTTATCATCAGAGGAATGGCAGACACTTAATG GTGAGCATCCGATGGTAATAGCAAGAGGTGGATTTACAGGGATTTTTCCTGACTCTAGTCCGTATGCTTACCAGTTTGCAATGTCAACAAGCTTGCCCGACTTGGCTTTGTATTGTGATTTACAATTATCAAAAGATGGCGAAGCAATATGTCAAACAGAGCTCAAGCTTGACAATACCACAAATATAGCAGTTGTATTTCCCAAAAGAGGAAACACTTACAAAGTGAATGGGAAAGATATTGAGGGGTGGTTTGCCGTGGACTTTACATCCACAGAATTATTCACCAATGTATCAA TGGTTCAAGGCCTCATATCTCGACCAACGCTCTTTGataattttcttccattctttggAGTTGAAGATGTAATAGGGCTTAAACCCGCTCACATTTGGTTGAATGTGCAG TATGACATGTTCTATACACAACACAAGCTGAATATGGCATCATTCATTCTAACGACATCGAGGAGAACGGCTATCAGCTACGTATCATCCCCTGAGATTGGTTTCTTGAAAAGCTTAAGTGGGAAGATTAACAAAGTCAAGACAAAGTTAATCTTCCGCTTCCTAGATAAAGATCTAGTTGAACCAACGACAAAGCAAAGTTATGGTTCAATCTTGGAGGATCTGTCTTCAATCAAGCCCTTTGTTTCTGGGATACTTGTCCCCAAGAACTACATTTGGCCTGTCAGTGCTGGCCGCTATTTAGAAGCCCCAACTAGCCTCGTAACTGATGCTCATAAACTAGGACTAGAAGTATATGCTTGTGGTTTTGCAAATGATGTGACTACAAGCTATAACTATACTTATGATCCTACGGCTGAGTACTTGCAATTCATTGACAACAGTGTTCAGTTCTCTGTTGATGGCTTTCTTACTGACTTTCCTCCCACTGCATCCGAAGCCATTG GTTGCTTGGCACATAccaagaaaaacaacaaaaccGGCAAAG CTTTGATCATAAGCCATAATGGAGCCAGCGGAGTCTTCCCAGGCTGCACTGATCTGGCTTATCAGCAAGCAATTGATGATGGGGCCGACATAATAGATTGTTCAGTTCAGATGTCAAAAGATGGAGTGGCCTTCTGCTTTGATACACCAGACCTCGCAACAGATTCGAATGTGATGACTTCTTTCATATCTCGAGCTAGTATGGTTCCCGAAATTCAACCTCAGAAAGGGATCTTCTCATTTGATTTAACATGGAGCGAGATTCAGAGTTTGAAAC CTCAACTCATTAGCTCCACAGCTAATTATGGCTTGGTCAGAAATCCGGAAAACAATGGGAAGGGTAAGTTTCTTACGCTCAACGAATTCCTGGAGATGGCGAAGGCAAAGGCAGTTTCAGGAATCTTGGTTAACATTGAG aaTGCTGCCTACCTTGCATCAAACAAGGGTTTTAGCATAACAGATGCTGTTGCAAAGGCCTTGAGAAATGCGACTTTTGACAAGCAAGTTACTCAACAAGTTCTGATTCAATCAGATGACAGTGCAGTGCTTACAGAGTTCAAGAAGGTCCCCACTTACAAGAGAGTCCTTTACATAAAAGACGTAACAAGTGGTGCACCTAAGTCAACTGCAGAGCAGATCAAGAAGTTTGCAGATGCAGTTAACCTCCAAAGATCCTCAGTTGTCCATACTACGGATTTCTTTACAACGAGTTACTCGCACATTGTGAAGGATCTGAAGGCTGCTAATATCTCTGTCTATGTTTCAGTTCTCAGAAATGAGTATACAGTTATAGCCATTGACTTCTTCTCAGATCCAATTATGGAGATAGCAACCTATGTTTCTAATACAATCGGAGTTGATGGGATTGTGACGGAATACCCAGCAACTGCAACTGCATACATGA GAAGCCCATGTTCCATTCCTGAAAACGAAAATCTCTCTTACAACATCCTACCAGCTTCAGCTGGTAATTTGCTCGAATTGGCTCCGCCAGAAGTCTTGCCACCTGCAGAGGCCCCTGTTCCACCACTTGAAGCGGCAGATGTCATCGATCCACCACTACCCCAAGTAGCAGTAGTTGCCTCTAAAAAGGCTCCTGCCCCTGCACCTGCTGGGGCATCAACTAAAAGCAGTCAACCAGCAAACACTGTCAATCTTGGTCTGGGTTTAGTGGCCATTATGGTTCTCTGTCTTCTGTCTTTAAGCTATTAA